The following proteins come from a genomic window of Sulfitobacter indolifex:
- a CDS encoding TAXI family TRAP transporter solute-binding subunit, giving the protein MKMFKMLAMTGAMVAGSAAMAQEKFITIGTGGQTGVYFVVGQSICRLVNRGTADHNLKCTAPSTGGSIANINAIKAGDMDMGVAQSDWQFHAYNGSSQFEGDKFDNLRAVFSVHGEPFNVIARADSGIESFDDLKGKRVNIGNPGSGQRATMEVVMDAKGWTLDDFALASELKPAEQAAALGDNKVDAIIYTVGHPNGSIQEAVSTIDAKLIPVDGDAIQGLIDNNPYYAEATVPGGMYKGTDSDIKTFGVKATFVTSADVDDDVVYQVVKAVFDNFDRFKRLHPAFENLTQEEMISGGLSAPLHPGAEKYYKEQGWIE; this is encoded by the coding sequence ATGAAAATGTTCAAAATGCTCGCGATGACCGGTGCCATGGTGGCCGGCTCTGCGGCCATGGCTCAGGAAAAGTTCATCACCATCGGCACCGGTGGCCAGACGGGCGTTTACTTCGTCGTCGGTCAGTCGATCTGCCGTCTGGTGAACCGCGGCACAGCGGATCACAACCTGAAGTGCACGGCGCCTTCGACCGGTGGGTCGATCGCCAACATCAACGCGATCAAAGCGGGCGACATGGACATGGGCGTTGCCCAGTCTGACTGGCAGTTCCACGCCTACAATGGCTCGTCGCAGTTCGAAGGCGACAAGTTCGACAACCTGCGCGCGGTCTTCTCCGTGCATGGTGAGCCGTTCAACGTGATCGCCCGTGCCGACAGCGGCATCGAGTCGTTCGACGACCTTAAAGGCAAGCGCGTCAACATCGGTAACCCCGGTTCCGGTCAGCGCGCCACCATGGAAGTCGTGATGGACGCCAAGGGCTGGACGCTGGACGATTTCGCACTGGCCTCCGAGCTGAAGCCTGCTGAGCAAGCTGCCGCTCTGGGCGACAACAAAGTGGATGCGATCATCTACACCGTGGGCCACCCGAACGGCTCCATCCAAGAAGCCGTGTCGACCATCGACGCCAAGCTGATCCCCGTTGACGGTGACGCGATCCAAGGTCTGATCGACAACAACCCTTACTACGCCGAGGCCACCGTGCCGGGCGGCATGTACAAGGGCACCGACAGCGACATCAAAACTTTCGGCGTGAAAGCGACGTTCGTAACTTCCGCCGATGTGGATGACGATGTTGTCTATCAGGTCGTTAAGGCCGTGTTCGACAACTTCGACCGTTTCAAGCGCCTGCACCCGGCGTTCGAAAACCTTACCCAAGAAGAGATGATCTCGGGCGGTCTGTCTGCTCCGCTGCACCCCGGTGCAGAGAAGTATTACAAAGAGCAAGGCTGGATCGAGTAA
- a CDS encoding TRAP transporter permease — protein MSEKDQQKAAAVETAATGDRGGLSQSELDELVASSDTGGRTVSGLMGTLLLLVALAWSLFQLYIASPIGLFNDTLARSIHLGFAIFLGIMVFPATRTSFQVALGVIVPAVLAALFMVSTKDSTAVWWIPIPAAFVIATVLLGSPKNRIPIWEWALAIVGTFCALYLFIFYREIANRVGAPILPDYIAGVTGLLILLEATRRALGPALMIVASIFLFYTVLGPSMPSIIAHKGNSLSEIVNHQWITTEGVFGIALGVSTSFVFLFVLFGSLLDRAGAGNYFIQVAFSLMGHMRGGPAKAAVVASAMTGLISGSSIANVVTTGTFTIPLMKKVGFSSEKAGAVEVASSVNGQIMPPVMGAAAFLMVEYVGIPYFDVVKHAFLPAVISYIALVYIVHLEAMKAGMQGLPRAYTPKPLVQQLIGIAFAIIAICALSFAVYYLMGWIRPTFPETAGYIIFVFLTAVYVGLLYVASKEEPLKLDDPNAEVTSLPMPGPTARSGLHFILPVVVLVWALMVDRLSPGLSAFWAASYMIFILLTQRPLMAMFRGESKFLNDVKAGVFDLIDGLVTGARNMIGIGIATATAGIIVGAVSQTGVGSALADVVEVLSGGNILAILFLTAVLSLILGMGLPTTANYIVVSALLAPVIVTLGQQNGLIVPLIAVHLFVFYFGIMADVTPPVGLASFAAAAVSGGDPIRTGLVAFFYSLRTAALPFLFIFNTELLLIGVTWGQGLFIFVVATVAMLLFAAATQGWFLARNRFYESIALLLIAFTLFRPGFWMDMVYPPYSEEAPAEIVQAAEETPAGERLRLRVSGVNDLGDPLEFVALLPIGAGETGAEKLEASGLMFREDGDKMIIDDVIYDSPAQSAGLDWDQEVLRVLKPVPQPSKYWMFIPALLLLALVVFLQRGRAARETRKPATA, from the coding sequence ATGTCTGAGAAGGACCAGCAAAAGGCCGCAGCCGTTGAGACCGCTGCGACCGGTGACCGAGGCGGATTAAGCCAGTCGGAACTGGACGAGCTTGTCGCTTCTTCTGACACGGGTGGCCGCACTGTCAGCGGGCTGATGGGCACCTTGCTGCTGCTCGTGGCGCTGGCATGGTCGCTGTTTCAGCTTTATATCGCCTCGCCCATTGGGCTTTTCAACGACACGCTGGCCCGGTCAATTCACTTAGGCTTTGCCATATTCCTTGGCATTATGGTGTTCCCGGCCACACGTACCAGTTTTCAGGTGGCGCTTGGCGTTATCGTTCCTGCCGTTCTTGCCGCGCTCTTTATGGTCAGCACCAAAGATTCGACCGCCGTCTGGTGGATCCCGATCCCAGCGGCTTTTGTCATTGCCACAGTGCTCCTTGGCTCCCCCAAAAACCGCATTCCGATCTGGGAATGGGCATTGGCGATTGTTGGCACCTTTTGCGCGCTTTACCTCTTTATCTTCTACCGTGAAATCGCCAACCGCGTCGGCGCGCCGATCCTGCCAGACTATATTGCAGGTGTTACCGGACTGTTAATCCTGCTCGAAGCCACCCGCCGCGCCCTTGGGCCTGCGTTGATGATCGTGGCGAGCATTTTTCTCTTCTACACCGTGCTTGGCCCATCTATGCCCAGCATCATCGCGCATAAGGGCAACAGCCTGTCGGAGATCGTGAACCACCAGTGGATCACCACCGAAGGCGTCTTTGGCATCGCACTTGGGGTTTCGACCTCCTTCGTGTTCCTCTTCGTGCTGTTCGGTTCACTTTTGGACCGTGCAGGCGCGGGCAACTATTTCATTCAAGTCGCGTTTAGCCTCATGGGCCACATGCGCGGCGGCCCGGCGAAAGCGGCTGTTGTGGCATCGGCCATGACCGGCCTGATTTCCGGCTCTTCCATCGCCAATGTGGTGACCACCGGCACATTCACCATTCCGTTGATGAAGAAGGTGGGCTTTAGCTCCGAAAAAGCGGGCGCGGTCGAGGTGGCCTCCTCGGTCAACGGACAGATCATGCCGCCCGTGATGGGGGCCGCGGCCTTCCTCATGGTTGAGTATGTCGGCATCCCCTATTTCGACGTGGTCAAACACGCCTTTCTGCCCGCGGTAATCTCCTACATCGCGCTGGTCTATATCGTGCATCTTGAGGCGATGAAGGCCGGGATGCAGGGCTTGCCGCGCGCCTATACGCCCAAGCCGCTGGTGCAGCAGCTGATCGGTATCGCCTTTGCGATCATCGCGATTTGCGCGTTGTCTTTCGCTGTGTACTACCTGATGGGCTGGATCCGTCCGACCTTCCCAGAAACTGCGGGCTATATCATCTTTGTCTTCCTTACGGCGGTCTATGTCGGCCTGCTCTATGTGGCGAGCAAGGAAGAACCGCTGAAACTGGATGATCCCAATGCCGAAGTGACATCGCTGCCGATGCCCGGCCCGACGGCGCGGTCTGGTTTGCATTTCATCTTGCCGGTGGTCGTGCTGGTCTGGGCGCTGATGGTCGATCGCCTGTCACCGGGCCTCTCGGCCTTCTGGGCGGCGTCTTACATGATCTTCATTCTGCTGACACAGCGCCCCTTGATGGCGATGTTCCGGGGCGAGAGCAAGTTCTTGAACGATGTGAAAGCGGGTGTTTTCGATCTGATCGACGGTCTCGTCACCGGTGCGCGCAATATGATCGGTATCGGTATCGCCACGGCGACAGCGGGTATCATCGTGGGCGCAGTCAGCCAGACAGGCGTCGGCTCGGCGCTGGCGGATGTGGTTGAGGTGCTTTCGGGCGGCAATATCCTTGCCATCCTCTTCCTGACGGCGGTGCTGTCGCTGATCCTCGGCATGGGCTTGCCCACCACGGCGAACTATATCGTCGTCTCGGCGCTGCTTGCACCAGTGATCGTGACATTGGGCCAGCAGAACGGGTTGATCGTGCCGCTGATCGCTGTGCACCTCTTTGTGTTCTACTTTGGCATCATGGCCGATGTGACCCCGCCGGTGGGTTTGGCGAGTTTCGCCGCCGCCGCCGTTTCGGGCGGTGATCCGATCCGCACCGGCTTGGTTGCCTTCTTCTATTCCCTGCGCACCGCGGCGCTGCCGTTCCTGTTTATCTTCAACACGGAATTGCTGTTGATTGGTGTGACATGGGGGCAGGGGCTGTTCATCTTTGTGGTGGCAACGGTGGCGATGCTGCTCTTTGCCGCTGCGACCCAAGGTTGGTTTTTGGCCCGCAACCGTTTCTACGAGTCCATCGCGCTGCTGCTGATTGCCTTTACGTTGTTCCGTCCGGGGTTCTGGATGGACATGGTCTATCCGCCCTATAGCGAAGAAGCCCCGGCTGAAATCGTGCAGGCGGCCGAGGAAACCCCTGCGGGCGAACGGCTGCGGTTGCGGGTTTCGGGCGTGAACGATCTGGGCGATCCGCTGGAATTTGTAGCGCTGCTGCCCATCGGCGCGGGCGAGACGGGGGCAGAGAAGCTGGAGGCTTCGGGCCTGATGTTCCGCGAGGATGGCGATAAGATGATCATCGACGATGTGATCTACGATAGCCCCGCCCAATCGGCTGGTCTGGACTGGGATCAAGAGGTGCTGCGCGTGCTGAAACCGGTGCCGCAGCCCAGCAAGTATTGGATGTTCATCCCTGCGCTCTTGCTGCTGGCGCTGGTTGTTTTCCTGCAACGGGGCCGTGCTGCGCGCGAAACGCGCAAGCCCGCGACAGCCTGA
- a CDS encoding universal stress protein: protein MFDNILLTVDLGDPKSWENALPQAIDMIRLSKGTLHILSVVPDMGTPLVEGFFPADYEKQATGRAAKALEKLVEREVPDDVKVKQHLKFGKIHREALKTIKKSNADLVVMGSEHPDSLREFLVGSNADRIVRRSPVSVLVVRA, encoded by the coding sequence ATGTTTGATAATATCCTACTGACCGTTGACCTTGGCGACCCCAAGTCTTGGGAAAATGCATTGCCACAGGCGATAGACATGATCCGCTTGTCCAAGGGCACCTTGCATATCCTTTCGGTCGTGCCGGATATGGGCACGCCGCTGGTCGAGGGGTTTTTCCCTGCTGATTACGAAAAACAGGCCACAGGCCGCGCGGCCAAAGCGCTTGAAAAGCTAGTCGAGCGTGAAGTGCCTGATGACGTAAAGGTGAAGCAGCACCTTAAGTTCGGTAAGATCCACCGCGAAGCGCTGAAAACGATAAAGAAATCAAACGCCGATCTGGTTGTCATGGGGTCCGAACACCCTGACAGCCTGCGCGAGTTCCTTGTTGGGTCTAACGCAGACCGCATTGTGCGCCGTTCACCTGTTTCCGTTCTGGTCGTGAGGGCGTAA
- a CDS encoding carbon-nitrogen hydrolase family protein, translating to MTPFAIAGVQMYVNALQPNVDGMIQRLDILMARFPWTQMVLFSELAPFGPLDRFALPPENETIEQFQAAARRHRIWLIPGSMFLKHPEDGRVYNTSVVINPEGEVVRRYAKMFPFRPYEAGIAAGNEFCIFDVPEVGRFGLSICYDMWFPETTRQLTSQGVEVLLHPVLTGTTDRDAELAIARATAAQFQCYIFDVNGLGAGGVGKSCVVDPTSMVLHQSAGQEDMFPIEIDLNMVRRQRETGMKGLGQLLKSFRDRPTDFPVYDRESGADAFLHTLGPLEIPQQGTRAGLHVDVPGQQVPAEIPAYKGKNGFPPEPLASPTAGTAPEVAQAPVPAAPAAAMPDPQTTLETPGHNENTSG from the coding sequence ATGACCCCTTTCGCGATTGCCGGCGTGCAGATGTACGTCAATGCCTTGCAGCCCAATGTCGACGGCATGATCCAGCGGCTCGACATCTTGATGGCGCGGTTCCCTTGGACGCAGATGGTGTTGTTCTCCGAACTGGCGCCCTTTGGCCCGCTTGACCGGTTTGCTCTGCCGCCTGAGAACGAGACGATTGAGCAGTTTCAGGCCGCTGCGCGGCGTCACCGGATCTGGCTGATCCCCGGCTCGATGTTCCTTAAGCACCCCGAAGATGGCCGGGTCTATAACACCTCCGTCGTCATCAACCCCGAGGGTGAAGTGGTGCGCCGCTATGCCAAGATGTTCCCATTCCGCCCCTATGAGGCCGGGATCGCGGCGGGCAATGAGTTCTGCATCTTCGACGTGCCGGAAGTGGGCCGCTTCGGTCTGTCGATCTGCTATGACATGTGGTTCCCCGAGACGACGCGCCAGCTGACCTCTCAGGGTGTCGAAGTGCTGTTGCACCCCGTCCTGACCGGCACCACCGACCGCGACGCGGAGCTTGCCATTGCGCGCGCCACGGCGGCGCAGTTTCAGTGTTACATTTTCGACGTGAACGGCCTTGGCGCGGGCGGTGTGGGCAAATCATGCGTGGTCGATCCGACCTCAATGGTTTTGCACCAGTCGGCGGGCCAAGAAGACATGTTCCCGATTGAGATTGACCTCAACATGGTGCGCCGCCAGCGCGAGACGGGCATGAAGGGCTTGGGCCAACTGCTTAAGTCCTTCCGTGATCGCCCGACAGACTTCCCGGTCTATGACCGCGAAAGCGGCGCGGATGCGTTCCTGCACACCCTCGGCCCGCTTGAGATTCCACAGCAGGGCACCCGCGCGGGGCTGCACGTCGATGTGCCGGGCCAACAGGTTCCGGCTGAAATTCCCGCTTACAAGGGCAAGAACGGCTTCCCACCCGAGCCGCTTGCCAGCCCCACCGCCGGCACTGCGCCGGAAGTGGCCCAAGCACCGGTCCCCGCAGCACCCGCTGCGGCGATGCCCGATCCACAGACAACGCTCGAAACACCCGGGCACAACGAAAATACCAGCGGCTAG